The following proteins come from a genomic window of Lolium rigidum isolate FL_2022 chromosome 5, APGP_CSIRO_Lrig_0.1, whole genome shotgun sequence:
- the LOC124657946 gene encoding uncharacterized protein LOC124657946: MGKGKRHRGKRGSSSEEEENSQVSSPDSETSSGTGTEREAKKKRISPGEEMEVAQVGVEEDEFTPKSPISMPYIPDELNDPTAYPATLAAYNEAHVKYKAKLNRRYRLFSMPPQHNLASSFMSSHRHLLPIRESAQKAVLHAAKSIIRLSSSVDGKPLANCCGLWIKWDEESKTGIVLTTAHLIRSNHPTENLWEGRDEYDIKSKVIVHLLDGKTADGHYLYHQEHYDLAFFKVRVDEEVEVPHFSASMHCGQDVFRLGRDDHMNLRITHGRVEYLNPGSYERHHYMHFFHQKNDFLSHQRNDDRLPDKRNDDYLCDDDGGSIIDLDGKVAGLVNTHLEKSFVPSSILSKCVDLWCKFRCIPRLHLRMNFISIKLLDPIHIEKMWRMYKIEDGLIVQEVASESHAEKLGICLGDIIERFNGKLISTTVELEKMLLGRCRDHLDQGGHLNENINISIQVFHTEERLRRNINLSVDVSDGGEVVNRRTYPITAIEGTSASGQSSQNVADDPCLPRRERTWASYYT, from the exons ATGGGCAAGGGCAAGAGACATCGCGGGAAGAGAGGCTCCTCGTCCGAAGAGGAAGAGAATTCCCAAGTCTCCTCGCCAGATTCGGAGACGTCATCTGGGACCGGGACGGAGAGGGAGGCAAAGAAGAAGAGAATTTCGCCGGGGGAGGAGATGGAGGTCGCCCAAGTTGGAG TTGAGGAGGATGAGTTTACACCGAAATCTCCAATCAGCATGCCCTACATCCCTGACGAGCTAAATGATCCGACTGCATATCCAGCGACACTAGCAGCCTACAACGAGGCCCATGTCAAATACAAAGCGAAACTAA ATCGTCGGTACCGGCTATTCAGTATGCCACCTCAGCACAACTTGGCATCTTCATTCATGTCTAGTCATCGGCATCTTCTTCCAATCCGTGAATCTGCGCAAAAGGCGGTGCTTCATGCTGCCAAATCTATCATCAGGCTCTCCTCTTCTGTCG ACGGCAAACCGCTGGCCAACTGTTGTGGTTTGTGGATtaaatgggacgaggagagcaaAACAGGCATTGTTTTGACGACCGCACATTTGATTCGCTCAAACCATCCCACAGAAAACCTCTGGGAAGGTAGAGACGAGTACGATATTAAATCTAAA GTCATTGTTCACTTGCTGGATGGCAAAACTGCAGATGGCCATTACCTCTACCACCAGGAGCACTATGATCTTGCCTTTTTTAAGGTTAGAGTCGATGAAGAGGTTGAGGTGCCCCATTTCAGTGCAAGCATGCATTGTGGTCAAGACGTTTTCAGGCTTGGAAGAGATGACCATATGAATTTAAGGATAACCCACGGTAGGGTGGAATATCTGAATCCAGGAAGTTATGAGAGGCATCACTACATGCACTTCTTCCATCAGAAAAATGATTTTCTTTCCCATCAAAGAAACGATGATCGCCTTCCCGATAAAAGAAATGATGATTATCTG TGTGATGACGATGGAGGATCTATCATTGATTTGGATGGGAAGGTCGCTGGACTCGTTAACACGCACCTTGAAAAGTCTTTTGTACCTTCTTCTATTTTGAGTAAATGTGTGGATTTGTGGTGCAAGTTTCG GTGCATCCCTCGGCTCCATCTACGAATGAATTTTATTTCAATCAAGCTTCTAGATCCAATACACATTGAGAAGATGTGGCGCATGTATAAGATTGAGGATGGCCTTATTGTTCAAGAG GTGGCATCAGAATCGCATGCCGAGAAACTTGGAATCTGCCTGGGTGATATTATTGAACGTTTTAATGGAAAACTAATATCTACTACAGTTGAG TTGGAAAAAATGTTGTTGGGCAGATGCAGGGACCATTTAGATCAAGGAGGTCACTTGAATGAGAACATAAATATTTCA ATTCAAGTATTTCACACGGAGGAACGACTCCGAAGAAATATAAATTTGAGTGTAGATGTATCAGATGGTGGAGAGGTCGTTAACAGAA GGACTTACCCCATAACTGCTATAGAAGGGACGTCTGCTTCAGGGCAATCTAGCCAAAATGTGGCAG ATGATCCTTGTCTACCAAGACGAGAACGTACTTGGGCCAGTTATTATACTTAA